One window of Dyadobacter sandarakinus genomic DNA carries:
- the pdxA gene encoding 4-hydroxythreonine-4-phosphate dehydrogenase PdxA has protein sequence MSDQPIDKPIIGITIGDYNGIGPEVILKALEGNQLSKICTPIIYGSLKVLNQYRNMLDMKEWNLHGIQRADQANLKLTNVITCWQDQQTEVAPGKVTPEAGQGSYASLKRAVEDLKEGKIHAMVTGPINKDNIQNDNFKFPGHTEFLAEAFEKQDALMFMVAGDLRVGVLTGHIPLLKVASQVTAEKLSAKLDQIIQSLKGDFGIKKPKVAVLGLNPHAGENGLLGNEEIEVIQPVIKAYKEKGHLVVGPFPADGFFAAGTYKQYDAVLAMYHDQGLIPFKTLAFNEGVNFTAGLPAVRTSPDHGTAYNIAGKNQAEPGSILQAIYLACDVSKLRIFNQSIEKNALISKPQQSESQHPAKAGGKQRFA, from the coding sequence ATGAGCGATCAACCCATCGATAAACCCATCATAGGCATTACAATCGGCGATTATAACGGGATTGGCCCGGAGGTAATCCTTAAAGCCTTAGAAGGAAATCAGTTATCAAAAATATGTACTCCCATCATTTACGGTTCACTGAAAGTGCTTAACCAGTACCGTAATATGCTGGATATGAAAGAGTGGAACCTGCACGGCATACAGCGTGCCGACCAGGCCAATCTGAAGCTGACCAACGTCATTACCTGCTGGCAAGACCAGCAAACGGAGGTTGCACCCGGAAAAGTCACGCCGGAAGCGGGCCAGGGCTCCTATGCATCACTGAAACGCGCAGTGGAAGACCTGAAAGAGGGAAAAATACATGCGATGGTGACAGGACCGATTAATAAGGACAACATTCAGAATGATAATTTCAAATTTCCCGGACATACCGAGTTTCTCGCGGAAGCATTTGAAAAGCAGGATGCATTGATGTTTATGGTGGCAGGCGACCTTCGCGTGGGCGTGCTGACAGGGCACATTCCTCTCCTAAAAGTAGCATCCCAGGTGACCGCCGAAAAGCTTTCCGCCAAGCTCGACCAGATCATTCAGTCACTGAAAGGCGACTTCGGGATCAAAAAGCCGAAAGTTGCCGTACTGGGCCTGAATCCGCATGCCGGTGAAAATGGCTTGCTCGGCAATGAGGAGATCGAGGTTATACAGCCGGTGATTAAGGCTTATAAAGAAAAAGGTCACCTGGTGGTAGGCCCGTTTCCGGCAGACGGTTTTTTTGCAGCAGGCACCTACAAGCAGTACGATGCAGTACTGGCCATGTACCACGACCAGGGATTGATCCCGTTCAAAACGCTTGCTTTCAATGAAGGTGTGAACTTTACGGCAGGATTGCCGGCCGTGCGTACGTCGCCTGATCATGGTACTGCGTATAATATAGCAGGTAAAAATCAGGCCGAGCCGGGTTCCATTTTGCAGGCGATCTACCTGGCTTGTGACGTATCAAAGCTGCGGATCTTTAATCAGAGCATTGAAAAGAATGCGCTTATCTCAAAACCACAACAATCTGAAAGTCAGCATCCTGCAAAGGCGGGAGGTAAGCAGCGTTTTGCATAG